Proteins from one Mus pahari chromosome 18, PAHARI_EIJ_v1.1, whole genome shotgun sequence genomic window:
- the LOC110335782 gene encoding H-2 class II histocompatibility antigen, E-K alpha chain, producing the protein MATVGALVLRLFFIAVLMSSQKSWAIKEEHTIIQAEFFLSPDQSGEFMFDFDGDEIFHVDIGKSETIWRLKEFANFASFEAQGALANIAVDKANLEIMKKRSNNTPDANVAPEVTVLSRSPVNLGEPNILICFIDKFSPPVVNVTWLRNGHPVTTGVSETVFLPRDDHLFRKFHYLTFLPSTEDYYDCEVDHWGLDEPLRKHWEFEEKTLLPETKENVVCALGLFVGLVGIVVGIILIMKGIQKRNVVERHQGAL; encoded by the exons ATGGCCACAGTTGGAGCCCTGGTGTTAAGATTGTTCTTCATTGCTGTTCTGATGAGCTCCCAGAAGTCATGGGCTATCAAAG agGAACACACCATCATCCAGGCAGAGTTCTTTCTTTCCCCAGACCAAAGCGGAGAGTTTATGTTTGACTTTGACGGTGATGAGATTTTCCATGTAGACATTGGAAAGTCAGAGACCATCTGGAGACTTAAAGAATTTGCAAACTTTGCCAGCTTCGAGGCTCAGGGTGCATTGGCTAATATAGCTGTGGACAAAGCCAACCTGGAGATCATGAAAAAGCGTTCCAACAACACTCCAGATGCAAACG TGGCCCCAGAGGTGACTGTACTCTCCAGAAGCCCTGTGAACCTGGGAGAGCCCAACATCCTCATCTGTTTCATTGACAAGTTCTCCCCTCCAGTGGTCAATGTCACCTGGCTCCGGAATGGACATCCTGTCACCACAGGCGTGTCAGAGACAGTGTTTCTTCCGAGGGACGATCACCTCTTCCGCAAATTCCACTATCTGACCTTCCTGCCCTCCACAGAAGATTACTATGACTGTGAGGTGGACCACTGGGGCTTAGACGAGCCTCTGCGGAAGCACTGGG AGTTTGAAGAGAAAACCCTCCTCCCAGAAACTAAGGAGAATGTTGTGTGTGCGCTTGGGTTGTTTGTGGGTCTGGTGGGCATCGTCGTTGGGATTATCCTCATCATGAAGGGTATTCAAAAACGCAACGTTGTAGAACGCCACCAAGGAGCCCTGTGA